The proteins below are encoded in one region of Brassica napus cultivar Da-Ae chromosome A6, Da-Ae, whole genome shotgun sequence:
- the LOC106351862 gene encoding protein GET4 — MNKAGRRWKLKSMSRERTRRELPPVQEHIDKLKKVVEEGNYYGALQMYKSISARYVTAQRFSEALDILFSGSCLELEHGLVNCGADLALLFVDTLVKSKSPCNDETLDRIRCMFKLFPRVPVPPHLVDVSDDDDVHNLQESLGEARSRVENLTSFLRAAIKWSAEFGGPSTGYPELHAMLADYLYTECPELDMVRISRHFVRAEDPEKFASTLINFMGRCYPGEDDLAIARAVLMYLSMGNMKDANFIMDEVKKQAEAKHPEFSESDLIQFTSYLLETLQRDALPLFNMLRVRYKSCIDREPLLNELLDEIAQIFYGVQRKNPMEGMFGDIFKMMG; from the exons atgaacaagGCAGGCAGGCGTTGGAAGCTCAAATCAATGTCGAGAGAGAGGACCAGACGTGAATTACCTCCCGTTCAAGAG CATATTGATAAGTTGAAGAAAGTGGTAGAGGAAGGCAATTACTATGGAGCCTTGCAGATGTACAAATCCATCAGTGCCAG ATATGTTACGGCTCAGAGATTCTCTGAAGCTCTTGATATACTCTTCTCTGGGTCATGCCTTGAACTAGAGCACGGCCTG GTTAATTGTGGGGCGGACCTTGCTCTTTTGTTTGTTGACACACTTGTTAAATCCAAGTCACCTTGCAATGATGAAACTCTTG ATCGAATCAGGTGTATGTTCAAGTTGTTTCCTAGGGTTCCTGTACCACCTCACTTGGTAGATgtgagtgatgatgatgatgtccaTAATCTTCAGGAATCTCTTGGCGAAGCTAGATCACGTGTTGAAAACTTGACCTCCTTCTTGAGAGCTGCTATAAA atgGTCTGCAGAGTTTGGAGGCCCAAGTACTGGATACCCTGAGTTGCATGCGATGCTGGCTGATTATCTTTACACCGAGTGTCCTGAACTT GACATGGTTCGAATATCACGGCATTTTGTTAGAGCCGAGGACCCTGAGAAGTTTGCATCTACGCTGATCAACTTCATGGGAAGG TGTTATCCTGGTGAAGATGACCTTGCTATTGCACGAGCAGTTCTCAT GTACTTATCTATGGGTAACATGAAAGATGCAAATTTCATAATGGATGAGGTTAAGAAACAAGCAGAAGCAAAACATCCTGAGTTCTCAGAATCAGACCTTATCCAATTTACCTCATATCTTCTGGAGAC GTTGCAGAGGGATGCATTGCCTCTTTTCAATATGTTAAGAGTTAGGTATAAGTCTTGCATAGATAGAGAACCACTGCTCAACGAG TTGCTGGACGAGATTGCACAGATATTTTACGGTGTGCAGCGTAAGAATCCTATGGAAGGAATGTTTGGAGATATATTCAAg ATGATGGGCTAA
- the LOC106351863 gene encoding glucan endo-1,3-beta-D-glucosidase-like: protein MSSKLLTFLFVLSLVAIHHIPVVTCRQWCMAMPNASDEQLQANIDYACSNGVDCTQIQPGGVCYEPNTLYDHASYVMNAYYQSHGRIEDSCRFNRSSCWVFVDPSYGSCVYYT from the coding sequence ATGTCGTCCAAACTTTTAACCTTCTTGTTCGTCCTATCTCTTGTGGCGATCCACCACATCCCTGTCGTGACATGCAGACAATGGTGCATGGCGATGCCTAATGCTTCAGATGAGCAGTTACAAGCCAACATTGACTACGCTTGCAGCAACGGCGTCGATTGTACACAGATCCAACCCGGGGGAGTATGCTATGAACCAAACACTCTTTATGACCACGCGTCGTATGTGATGAACGCTTATTACCAGAGTCATGGTCGCATTGAAGACTCTTGCAGGTTCAACCGCAGCAGTTGCTGGGTCTTTGTCGACCCAAGTTATGGCTCATGTGTGTACTACACTTGA
- the LOC111197737 gene encoding zinc finger CCCH domain-containing protein 67 codes for MSKPDPDPKPASGSSREKDPVADHVTEELSDDVRNVGEATEELSVPISVAEGDGETDQKEEEGRERVEKRMMVYPVRPDAEDCSFYIRTGNCKYGSSCKFNHPVRRKLQIGRDKVKEKEREENVENPRLMECKYYFRTGGCKYGETCRFSHTKEQTSLPTRPELNFLGLPIRPGEKECPFYMRNGSCKFGSDCKFNHPDPTAAGGVDSSLFRGNNGGSFAPKEAPQASSTSWSSSRHMNGTGTAPFIPVMYSQNRGASPQTPEWSGYQAPSAYPPERNVLPPSAYSANNSLAETSSFSQLQQQMSTEEFPERPDQPECSYYVKTGDCKFKYKCKYHHPKNRLPKQSPSSFNDKGLPLRPDQSMCTHYSRYGICKFGPACRFDHSIPPTFSSTSSQTVETPQLGGNGNENDGWN; via the exons ATGAGCAAGcccgacccggatccgaaaCCGGCTTCAGGATCTTCCAGGGAGAAGGATCCGGTAGCCGATCACGTCACCGAGGAGCTAAGTGATGATGTCAGGAATGTGGGTGAAGCTACGGAAGAGCTGAGCGTGCCGATTAGTGTAGCTGAAGGTGATGGAGAAACGGATCAGAAGGAGGAGGAAGGAAGAGAGCGTGTGGAGAAGAGAATGATGGTGTATCCCGTGAGACCTGATGCAGAGGATTGCTCCTTTTATATCAGAACAGGGAATTGCAAATACGGATCCAGTTGCAAGTTTAATCATCCTGTCCGAAGGAAGCTCCAa ATTGGTAGGGATAAAgtaaaggaaaaggaaagggaaGAGAATGTGGAGAATCCGAGGCTCATGGAGTGCAAG TACTACTTCAGGACTGGAGGGTGCAAATATGGAGAGACTTGTAGATTCAGCCACACTAAAGAACAAACTTCTCTGCCCACACGTCCAGAGCTTAACTTCCTTGGTCTTCCTATCAGACCG GGAGAGAAAGAATGCCCTTTCTACATGCGTAATGGTTCCTGCAAGTTCGGAAGTGACTGCAAATTTAATCATCCTGATCCTACCGCTGCTGGAGGAGTTGATTCTTCTTTGTTCCGTGGTAACAATGGTGGATCATTTGCTCCAAAGGAGGCGCCACAAGCAAGTTCAACTTCTTGGTCCTCATCGAGACACATGAATGGGACTGGTACTGCTCCTTTTATTCCAGTCATGTACTCACAGAACCGTGGAGCTTCTCCTCAAACTCCAGAGTGGAGTGGATATCAG GCGCCTTCTGCCTATCCACCAGAAAGGAATGTGCTTCCTCCTTCCGCATACTCAGCGAACAATTCATTGGCAGAAACTAGTTCATTCTCACAACTCCAGCAGCAGATGTCTACTGAGGAGTTTCCAGAACGTCCGGATCAACCAGAGTGCAGTTATTATGTTAAAACGGGGGACTGTAAGTTCAAATATAAATGCAAATACCATCATCCCAAAAATAGATTGCCAAAGCAATCTCCATCCTCTTTCAATGACAAGGGCTTACCCCTAAGACCT GATCAGAGCATGTGCACACACTACAGCCGCTATGGCATCTGCAAATTTGGTCCAGCTTGTAGATTCGATCATTCTATACCGCCTACATTCTCGTCCACCAGCTCCCAAACCGTAGAAACTCCTCAACTTGGGGGCAACGGAAATGAAAACGACGGCTGGAATTGA
- the LOC106415053 gene encoding protein NOI4: MATGKPLPKFGEWDVNNPASAEGFTVIFSKASDEKKTKKASGSAGPSTLVSPQNTDQNNHQDSQNPKAKKKWLCF; this comes from the exons ATGGCCACG GGGAAGCCACTGCCAAAGTTTGGTGAATGGGATGTGAACAACCCTGCATCCGCCGAAGGATTCACTGTCATTTTCAGCAAAGCTAGTGACGAGAAGAAGACCAAGAAAGCATCCGGCAGCGCAGGCCCTAGTACTCTGGTTTCACCTCAGAACACCGATCAAAACAACCACCAAGATTCTCAAAACCCCAAAGCCAAG AAGAAATGGCTTTGCTTTTGA
- the LOC106415051 gene encoding nucleoside diphosphate kinase II, chloroplastic-like has protein sequence MVGMAVVGQWTLCAASPSPRVKSATCNSNSCPTTVNLRTELAAFRPQFRLFSRVSPSRRSLCASSSADSGIFLPHLVASMEQVEETYIMVKPDGIQRGLVGEIISRFERKGFKLIGLKMFQCPKELAEEHYKDLSAKSFFPSLIEYITSGPVVCMAWEGVGVVASARKLIGKTDPLQAEPGTIRGDLAVQTGRNIVHGSDSPENGKREIALWFKEGELCGWDSALAKWLRE, from the exons ATGGTTGGAATGGCTGTGGTTGGTCAATGGACTCTCTGTGCCGCCTCGCCGTCACCAAGAGTAAAGTCGGCAACTTGCAATTCAAACTCTTGTCCAACCACCGTTAACTTACGCACTGAGCTGGCTGCATTTCGTCCTCAGTTCCGGCTCTTCTCTCGTGTTTCTCCGTCACGCCGCAGTCTTTGCGCTTCGAGCTCCGCCGATTCGGGAATCTTCCTCCCTCACCTCGTCGCTTCTATG GAGCAAGTTGAGGAGACTTACATTATGGTCAAACCAGACGGCATCCAAAGAGGCCTT GTTGGAGAAATCATCTCTCGTTTTGAGAGGAAGGGATTTAAACTGATTGGACTTAAGATGTTCCAATGCCCAAAAGAATTGGCTGAG GAACATTATAAGGATCTTAGTGCTAAGTCTTTCTTTCCTAGCCTGATTGAGTACATCACTTCTGGCCCAGTTGTGTGTATG GCTTGGGAAGGTGTTGGTGTGGTTGCGTCAGCCAGGAAGCTGATAGGGAAAACAGATCCTCTTCAAGCTGAACCTGGTACCATTAGAGGAGATCTTGCTGTACAAACCGGAAG GAACATTGTGCATGGTAGTGATAGTCCTGAAAACGGAAAGCGTGAGATTG CTCTGTGGTTCAAAGAAGGCGAGCTGTGCGGGTGGGATTCAGCTCTAGCTAAATGGCTAAGGGAGTGA